TATACAAAAACAGGAGACAAAGGAACGACGGCTCTTTTTGGAGGCACACGCGTTCCTAAAGATCATATCAGAATTGACAGTTATGGAACTGTTGATGAGTTGAACTCTTATATAGGACTCATTCGCGATCAGGAAATGGATTCGCATTATAAAACTATTCTAATCGAAATTCAGGATCGTCTTTTTACTGTGGGCGCTATTTTGGCAACTCCACAAGAAAAAGAAATCCTAAAAAACGGTAAACTTCGTTTGAAAAACCTGGGAATAATTGATTCTGATATTGAGTTATTAGAAAACGAAATCGATAAAATGGAGGAAAGTCTTCCGCAAATGACTCATTTTGTTTTACCTGGAGGACATCCAACCGTGTCACATTGTCATATAGCGCGTTGTATTTGCCGTCGTGCAGAACGTTTGGCAGTACATTTAAGCCATAATGAGCACGTTCCTGAGATCGCAATTATGTACTTAAACCGACTTTCTGACTACCTTTTTGTCTTGGCACGGAAGTTGTCGTCAGACTTAAAAGCGGATGAAGTGAAATGGATTCCCAGAAAGTGAAATGTTAGATTTTAGAGTTAAGATTTTAGATTAAAAGGTTTCAAAAATCTAAAATCAACAATCTACAATCCGCAATTTATAGAGACGTTCTTAAATTTTATTAAAATAAATCAAATTTTACTTGTCTTTTTCAGTAAAAAATTTATTTTTGCACAAACTAAACAGATAACAGATGTATTGGACATTAGAATTAGCATCTTATTTAAGTGATGCGCCATGGCCTGCTAACAAAGATGAACTTATTGACTACGCTATTAGAGCTG
This genomic window from Flavobacterium sp. 9 contains:
- a CDS encoding cob(I)yrinic acid a,c-diamide adenosyltransferase yields the protein MKVYTKTGDKGTTALFGGTRVPKDHIRIDSYGTVDELNSYIGLIRDQEMDSHYKTILIEIQDRLFTVGAILATPQEKEILKNGKLRLKNLGIIDSDIELLENEIDKMEESLPQMTHFVLPGGHPTVSHCHIARCICRRAERLAVHLSHNEHVPEIAIMYLNRLSDYLFVLARKLSSDLKADEVKWIPRK